One Lycium barbarum isolate Lr01 chromosome 5, ASM1917538v2, whole genome shotgun sequence genomic window carries:
- the LOC132642714 gene encoding transcription factor PRE1-like isoform X2 has translation MSSRRSRSRISDDQIADLVSKLQQLIPEIGNRRSDKDHLTWKERAQKSTNIKCQLQKCCRRLAIILEIYIEKWMD, from the exons ATGTCAAGCAGAAGATCACGTTCCAGAATAAGTGATGATCAGATTGCTGATCTCGTTTCCAAGTTGCAACAACTTATTCCTGAAATTGGCAATAGGCGCTCTGACAAG GATCATCTCACATGGAAAGAAAGAGCGCAAAAATCAACTAACATAAA GTGTCAGCTTCAAAAGTGCTGCAGGAGACTTGCAATTATATTAGAAATTTACATAGAGAAATGGATGGACTAA
- the LOC132642714 gene encoding transcription factor PRE6-like isoform X1, with product MSSRRSRSRISDDQIADLVSKLQQLIPEIGNRRSDKVSASKVLQETCNYIRNLHREMDGLSERLSQLLESTDSDSAQAAIIRSLLM from the exons ATGTCAAGCAGAAGATCACGTTCCAGAATAAGTGATGATCAGATTGCTGATCTCGTTTCCAAGTTGCAACAACTTATTCCTGAAATTGGCAATAGGCGCTCTGACAAG GTGTCAGCTTCAAAAGTGCTGCAGGAGACTTGCAATTATATTAGAAATTTACATAGAGAAATGGATGGACTAAGTGAAAGATTATCACAGCTTTTGGAATCAACTGACAGTGATAGTGCTCAAGCTGCCATTATTAGAAGCTTACTTATGTAG